The following proteins are encoded in a genomic region of Rhizobium sp. ZPR4:
- a CDS encoding invasion associated locus B family protein has translation MASRTTVAAAGVGTLQERYGDWTLTIVYQGAADHTRPHYAISYTLYDLQTNTPVLSIELTPEGGSLRGVLALPLGLHLRSGRSSRGDEAALGLAQPFGAASSRGCPVELKLDAAMVASLRRRRSLHVMLAATDTGRDMSYVISLNGFAEALSRALSIVDPYGARTDIGSGLTLQ, from the coding sequence ATGGCTAGCCGGACTACCGTTGCCGCCGCCGGTGTAGGCACATTGCAAGAGCGCTATGGCGACTGGACACTGACCATCGTCTATCAAGGAGCTGCCGATCATACGCGGCCGCATTATGCGATTTCCTACACGCTGTATGATCTGCAGACGAACACGCCAGTACTTTCGATCGAGCTCACTCCCGAGGGTGGGAGCTTGAGGGGCGTGCTGGCCTTGCCGCTGGGGCTGCATCTGCGGAGTGGTCGGTCGTCGCGGGGTGACGAAGCTGCTTTGGGTCTGGCTCAGCCGTTCGGTGCCGCCTCTTCGCGCGGCTGCCCCGTCGAGCTGAAGCTCGATGCAGCCATGGTTGCCAGCCTGCGGCGGCGGCGCAGCCTCCACGTGATGCTGGCTGCGACCGATACAGGTCGTGACATGAGCTACGTCATTTCACTCAATGGGTTTGCCGAAGCTCTCAGCCGGGCGCTCTCCATTGTCGATCCTTACGGCGCAAGAACTGACATCGGATCAGGCTTAACCCTTCAGTAA
- a CDS encoding GntR family transcriptional regulator: MRSENLFKRQFNEFLRHVQSVGHGHALGSEREIGRILGTSRTTVRKCLTAATESGLLSTDRIVLRPAEPSELYTEAETIPPTLMVERAFLTWILQSDSGPGQAINALQLARQFGVSTTTIREFLQSFRHFGLLEREAGGKWVFRGMTLEFANELSDIREIFEMRSVMRFAELDDGDPSWNQLRKLRSEHLELLQTIETDYHRFSLLDEQLHRLINSASSNRFVTEFYHVISLIFFYHYQWNKKDERIRNEAAVYQHLAYIDAILSRDQRKISQTCTAHLSEARRTLLASITRGT; the protein is encoded by the coding sequence ATGCGTTCCGAAAACCTCTTCAAGCGCCAGTTCAACGAATTCCTGCGGCACGTGCAGTCTGTCGGCCATGGACACGCTCTCGGCTCGGAACGCGAGATCGGTCGAATCCTTGGCACCAGCAGGACGACGGTTCGCAAGTGCCTCACGGCCGCGACGGAGAGCGGGCTTCTTTCCACGGATAGGATCGTCCTGCGCCCGGCCGAACCATCCGAGCTCTACACTGAAGCCGAGACCATCCCGCCCACATTGATGGTCGAACGCGCCTTCCTGACATGGATACTCCAATCCGACAGCGGGCCGGGTCAGGCTATCAATGCGCTTCAGCTCGCGCGGCAATTCGGCGTGTCGACGACGACGATCCGCGAGTTTTTGCAAAGCTTCCGGCATTTTGGCCTGTTGGAGCGCGAAGCCGGCGGCAAATGGGTCTTCCGCGGCATGACGCTGGAATTCGCCAACGAGCTTTCCGATATCCGCGAAATTTTCGAAATGCGATCTGTCATGCGCTTTGCGGAACTCGATGACGGCGACCCGAGCTGGAACCAGCTGCGGAAGCTGCGGAGCGAGCATCTTGAGCTGCTGCAGACGATCGAGACCGACTATCACCGGTTTTCACTTCTGGACGAGCAGCTGCATCGCTTGATCAACAGCGCTTCCAGCAATCGCTTCGTCACCGAATTCTACCACGTCATCTCGCTGATTTTCTTCTACCACTATCAATGGAACAAGAAAGACGAGCGCATTCGCAACGAAGCGGCTGTCTATCAGCATCTGGCTTATATCGATGCGATCCTCTCAAGGGACCAAAGGAAAATTAGCCAGACCTGCACGGCACATTTGAGCGAAGCGCGCCGGACATTGCTTGCCAGCATCACCCGGGGAACTTGA